In the genome of Burkholderia diffusa, one region contains:
- a CDS encoding MFS transporter encodes MQTRSTLDEHAAIATPAPARTARHYLLAGWASMAGTTIEWYDFFLYGTAAALVFNRIFFPSLDPVVGTLAAFGTFAVGFIGRPMGGIVFGHFGDRIGRKSMLMITLLLMGVPSMIIGLIPSYDRIGYWAAALLIAMRFLQGMAVGGEWGGAVLMAVEHAPKGRKGLFGSLPQTGVGLGLILSSVAMAAVAALPEADMLSWGWRVPFLASIALVGLGWFIRAKVPESPDFEKMQRQGKAEKSPVTAALRRHPREVLTIVGARAAENTWFYMVVTFALAYATQQLHLPKAEMLHAITAGAALSLVTMPLCGHLSDRIGQRRMFAIGLVLMCAFAAPFFMMLGTQQTSYAWWAIVLGLGVVFPILYAPESLLFAQQFPAEIRYSGISLSVQLAGVIGGGFAPMIATSLLKAGGGQPHYVIAYLVGFGVFALVCTALMRPART; translated from the coding sequence ATGCAGACGCGATCCACCCTCGATGAGCATGCAGCCATCGCGACGCCGGCCCCCGCCCGCACCGCGAGGCACTACCTGCTGGCCGGCTGGGCCAGCATGGCCGGCACCACGATCGAGTGGTACGACTTCTTCCTCTACGGCACCGCCGCCGCGCTCGTGTTCAACCGCATCTTCTTCCCGTCGCTCGACCCCGTCGTCGGCACGCTCGCCGCGTTCGGCACGTTCGCGGTCGGCTTCATCGGGCGGCCGATGGGCGGCATCGTGTTCGGCCATTTCGGCGACCGCATCGGCCGCAAGTCGATGCTGATGATCACGCTGCTGCTGATGGGCGTGCCGAGCATGATCATCGGGCTGATCCCGTCGTACGACCGCATCGGCTACTGGGCCGCCGCCCTGCTGATCGCGATGCGCTTCCTGCAAGGGATGGCGGTCGGCGGCGAATGGGGCGGCGCGGTGCTGATGGCCGTCGAACACGCACCGAAGGGCCGCAAGGGGCTGTTCGGCAGCCTGCCGCAAACGGGTGTCGGGCTAGGCCTGATCCTGTCGTCGGTCGCGATGGCCGCGGTGGCCGCGCTGCCGGAAGCCGACATGCTGTCGTGGGGCTGGCGCGTGCCGTTCCTCGCGAGCATCGCGCTCGTCGGCCTCGGGTGGTTCATCCGCGCGAAGGTGCCGGAATCGCCGGACTTCGAGAAGATGCAGCGCCAGGGCAAGGCCGAGAAGTCGCCGGTGACGGCCGCGCTGCGCCGCCATCCGCGCGAGGTGCTGACGATCGTCGGCGCACGCGCCGCGGAGAACACGTGGTTCTACATGGTCGTCACGTTCGCGCTCGCCTATGCAACGCAGCAGCTGCACCTGCCGAAGGCCGAGATGCTGCATGCGATCACGGCCGGCGCGGCGCTGTCGCTCGTCACGATGCCGCTGTGCGGACATCTCAGCGACCGCATCGGCCAGCGCCGGATGTTCGCGATCGGCCTCGTGCTGATGTGCGCGTTCGCGGCGCCGTTCTTCATGATGCTCGGCACGCAGCAGACGTCGTACGCATGGTGGGCGATCGTCCTCGGCCTCGGCGTCGTGTTCCCGATTCTCTATGCGCCGGAGTCGCTGTTGTTCGCGCAGCAGTTTCCTGCGGAAATCCGTTACAGCGGCATTTCGCTGTCGGTGCAGCTCGCCGGCGTGATCGGCGGCGGCTTCGCGCCGATGATCGCGACGTCGCTGCTCAAGGCCGGCGGCGGCCAGCCGCACTACGTGATCGCGTACCTCGTCGGCTTCGGCGTGTTCGCGCTCGTGTGCACCGCACTGATGCGGCCCGCCCGGACATAA
- a CDS encoding LysR family transcriptional regulator, protein MRHATEPVSGNLNWDDLRFFLEVARTQRASGAAKRLGVDYTTVARRIRALEAAMGTLLFDKSRSGGFSLTAEGQRLVAYADAMETTVQSACDQVANTGEALSGHVRIGSTEGFGCFFLAPQLARFRVAHPHVTVDLLPVPHFVNLPKREADLAITLERPERGPYVVTKLCDYQLRLYATRDYLANHAPITCTDDLARHAFISYVDDLAFSSELLYLERAVPGATAGLRTTSVIAQVFAALQGGALAILPCFMAATQPALVPVLPDDVVVTRCFWLTCREDLRKLRRVTALWDYLRAAADANRELLMGASEQLRFVGD, encoded by the coding sequence ATGCGACACGCCACCGAGCCGGTTTCCGGCAACCTGAACTGGGACGATCTGCGCTTCTTCCTCGAAGTCGCCCGCACGCAGCGCGCGAGCGGGGCGGCGAAGCGCCTGGGCGTCGACTACACGACCGTCGCACGGCGCATTCGCGCGCTGGAGGCCGCGATGGGCACGCTGCTGTTCGACAAGTCGCGCTCCGGTGGCTTCTCGCTGACGGCCGAGGGGCAGCGGCTCGTCGCGTATGCGGACGCGATGGAGACGACCGTGCAGTCCGCGTGCGACCAGGTCGCGAATACCGGCGAGGCGCTGTCGGGTCACGTGCGGATCGGGTCGACCGAAGGGTTCGGTTGCTTTTTCCTTGCGCCGCAGCTTGCGCGGTTTCGCGTCGCGCATCCGCACGTGACGGTCGATCTGCTGCCGGTCCCGCATTTCGTCAACCTGCCGAAGCGCGAGGCCGATCTGGCGATCACGCTCGAGCGGCCCGAACGCGGGCCTTACGTGGTCACGAAGCTGTGCGACTACCAGTTGCGGCTCTATGCGACGCGCGACTATCTCGCGAACCACGCGCCGATCACGTGCACCGACGATCTCGCGCGGCATGCATTCATCAGCTACGTCGACGATCTCGCGTTCAGCAGCGAGCTGCTGTACCTCGAGCGCGCGGTGCCCGGCGCGACCGCCGGATTGCGCACGACGAGCGTGATCGCGCAGGTGTTCGCGGCGCTGCAGGGCGGCGCGCTCGCGATCCTGCCGTGCTTCATGGCCGCCACGCAGCCGGCGCTGGTGCCGGTGCTGCCGGACGATGTGGTGGTCACGCGGTGCTTCTGGCTGACCTGTCGCGAAGACCTGCGCAAGCTGCGCCGCGTGACGGCGCTGTGGGATTACCTGCGCGCGGCGGCGGACGCGAATCGCGAACTGCTGATGGGGGCGTCGGAGCAGTTGCGATTCGTCGGGGATTGA
- a CDS encoding putative bifunctional diguanylate cyclase/phosphodiesterase, translating to MNTEPQSSRYSLGLAAEVLASEQSVLRLITRNTPLPELLVEVCRRAEALLGDGASCTILLLDADGVHVHVGAAPSLPAQYSAAIDGAAIGPAAGSCGTAMYERRMIAVEDIETDPLWADFQSFALPFGLRACWSVPFLDDAGTVLGAFAVYHRAPRRPTDAETDLLRDIGNSVGLAVHQDRIARQLARSEEHHRLVVNSLNEGILVVSPAGVVVASNPSANRMMRVKGELVGRRLSTVILYKLYEDGTPIEPDDWPSRRAFATATPLLDYTVGFGLADGGIIWVRGNAVPIVKPGETQPESVLMSFHDIGPVREAQQQLRYLATRDALTGLYNRRWLADRMRELFGARDAAARPARVAILFIDLVGFKKVNDTAGHDAGDALLRSVAARLAACAGGRHALTRVGGDEFVILVDDCDDPDELSVLAREVIDTIAKPFAIANNEYWLGVSIGISVAPRDGDDAATLMRNADSAMYDAKQRGRNHFTFFTAQLNLRLQRRFAIEQSLRRAIASDALRLAYQPVVDARSGRTVGAEALLRWTSPELGPMSPTEFIPVAEDTGLIVVIGQWVLETACRQAAEWRRTIAPDLMLAVNLSPRQFHEGLVESVDRCLEQTRLDPGALELEITEGLLMNDTDTVLPMLEALTDMNVRISVDDFGTGYSSLAYLKRFPLHNLKVDRSFVSGVPDHRDSVAITQAVVAMAHSLGMKVTAEGVETQAQSWFLQQIGCDMQQGYLFGRPLDPADYARRLVTV from the coding sequence TTGAATACCGAACCGCAAAGTTCTCGCTACAGTCTCGGCCTCGCGGCGGAAGTGCTCGCCTCCGAGCAGAGCGTGCTGAGGCTGATCACGCGCAACACACCGCTGCCGGAACTGCTCGTCGAGGTATGCAGGCGCGCCGAGGCGCTGCTCGGCGACGGCGCATCGTGCACGATCCTGCTGCTCGATGCGGACGGCGTGCACGTACACGTCGGCGCCGCGCCGTCGCTTCCCGCGCAGTACAGCGCGGCGATCGACGGGGCAGCGATCGGGCCCGCCGCGGGCTCGTGCGGCACGGCGATGTACGAGCGGCGGATGATCGCCGTCGAGGACATCGAAACCGATCCGCTGTGGGCCGACTTTCAATCGTTCGCGTTGCCGTTCGGATTGCGCGCGTGCTGGTCGGTGCCGTTCCTGGACGACGCGGGCACCGTGCTCGGCGCGTTCGCCGTCTATCACCGTGCGCCGCGGCGCCCCACGGACGCGGAAACCGACCTGCTGCGCGATATCGGCAACAGCGTCGGCCTCGCGGTGCATCAGGACCGGATCGCGCGGCAGCTCGCGCGCAGCGAGGAGCATCACCGCCTGGTCGTCAACAGCTTGAACGAAGGGATTCTCGTCGTGTCGCCCGCTGGCGTGGTGGTCGCGAGCAATCCGAGCGCGAACCGGATGATGCGCGTGAAGGGCGAGCTCGTCGGCCGCCGGCTGTCGACCGTGATCCTGTACAAGCTGTACGAGGACGGCACGCCGATCGAGCCCGATGATTGGCCGAGCCGGCGTGCGTTCGCGACGGCCACGCCGCTGCTCGACTACACGGTCGGCTTCGGGCTTGCCGACGGCGGCATCATCTGGGTGCGCGGCAACGCGGTGCCGATCGTGAAGCCGGGCGAGACGCAGCCTGAATCGGTGCTCATGTCGTTTCACGACATCGGCCCCGTGCGCGAAGCGCAGCAACAGCTTCGCTACCTGGCGACACGCGACGCGCTCACGGGCCTGTACAACCGGCGTTGGCTCGCCGACCGGATGCGCGAGCTGTTCGGCGCGCGCGATGCGGCGGCGCGGCCTGCGCGTGTCGCGATCCTGTTCATCGATCTCGTCGGCTTCAAGAAGGTCAACGACACGGCCGGCCATGACGCCGGCGACGCGCTGCTGCGCAGCGTCGCGGCGCGCCTCGCGGCGTGCGCGGGCGGGCGCCACGCGCTCACGCGCGTCGGCGGCGACGAGTTCGTGATCCTCGTCGACGATTGCGACGACCCCGACGAACTCTCCGTGCTCGCACGCGAGGTGATCGATACGATCGCGAAGCCGTTCGCGATCGCGAACAACGAGTACTGGCTCGGCGTGTCGATCGGGATCAGCGTCGCACCGCGCGACGGCGACGATGCGGCCACGCTGATGCGCAACGCCGATTCCGCGATGTACGACGCGAAGCAGCGCGGCCGCAACCACTTCACGTTCTTCACCGCGCAGTTGAACCTGCGCCTGCAGCGCCGCTTCGCGATCGAGCAGTCGCTGCGGCGCGCGATTGCCTCGGATGCGCTGCGGCTCGCCTACCAGCCGGTGGTCGACGCGCGCAGCGGCCGCACGGTCGGCGCAGAAGCGCTGCTGCGCTGGACGAGCCCCGAGCTCGGGCCGATGTCGCCGACGGAGTTCATCCCGGTCGCGGAAGATACCGGGCTCATCGTCGTGATCGGCCAGTGGGTACTCGAAACGGCCTGCCGGCAGGCCGCCGAATGGCGCCGCACGATCGCCCCCGACCTGATGCTGGCGGTCAACCTGTCGCCGCGGCAGTTCCACGAGGGGCTCGTCGAGTCGGTCGACCGCTGCCTCGAGCAAACGCGGCTCGATCCGGGCGCGCTCGAACTGGAGATTACCGAAGGACTGCTGATGAACGACACGGACACCGTGCTACCGATGCTCGAGGCGCTCACGGACATGAACGTGCGGATCTCGGTCGACGACTTCGGCACCGGTTATTCGTCGCTCGCGTACCTGAAGCGTTTTCCGCTGCACAACCTGAAGGTCGACCGTTCGTTCGTGTCGGGTGTGCCCGATCATCGCGACTCGGTCGCGATCACGCAGGCCGTCGTCGCAATGGCGCATTCGCTCGGGATGAAGGTCACCGCGGAAGGCGTCGAGACCCAGGCGCAATCGTGGTTCCTGCAGCAGATCGGCTGCGACATGCAGCAGGGCTACCTGTTCGGCCGGCCGCTCGATCCGGCCGACTACGCGCGACGGCTCGTCACGGTGTAG
- a CDS encoding hydrolase gives MASEPIRDPVNDHLLTPQNAAFIVIDYQPVQVNSIASMDRQLLINNIVGTSKAAVAYNLPIVHSTVNVKTGLNKPPIPQLRAALEGYPTYDRTSINSWEDVEFRKAVEATGRKKLIMTALWTEACLTFPALDALKAGYEVYVVVDAVGGTSVAAHEAALRRIEQAGGRMISVAQLFCELQRDWARSETVPAFMNLFIETGGTAGIQFSYDKS, from the coding sequence ATGGCAAGCGAACCGATTCGCGATCCCGTGAACGACCACCTGCTCACCCCGCAGAACGCGGCGTTCATCGTCATCGATTACCAGCCGGTCCAGGTGAACTCCATCGCGTCGATGGATCGCCAGCTTCTGATCAACAACATCGTCGGCACTTCGAAGGCCGCGGTTGCATACAACCTTCCGATCGTCCACTCGACCGTCAACGTGAAGACCGGCCTGAACAAGCCGCCGATCCCGCAGTTGCGCGCCGCGCTCGAAGGCTATCCGACCTACGACCGCACCAGCATCAACTCGTGGGAAGACGTCGAGTTCCGCAAGGCCGTCGAGGCGACCGGCCGCAAGAAGCTGATCATGACCGCGCTGTGGACCGAGGCATGCCTGACCTTCCCGGCACTCGACGCGCTGAAGGCCGGCTACGAAGTCTATGTGGTCGTCGACGCGGTCGGCGGCACGTCGGTCGCCGCGCACGAAGCCGCGCTGCGTCGCATCGAGCAGGCCGGCGGCCGGATGATCAGCGTCGCGCAACTGTTCTGCGAACTGCAGCGCGATTGGGCGCGCAGCGAAACCGTTCCCGCGTTCATGAACCTGTTCATCGAAACCGGCGGCACCGCGGGCATCCAGTTCTCGTACGACAAGAGCTGA
- a CDS encoding CoA-acylating methylmalonate-semialdehyde dehydrogenase, protein MNAAVPQTTLALPTAKLLIDGAFVDSQSTEWGDIVNPATQEVIGRVPFATLDEVDAAIASAQRAFQTWKTTPIGARLRIMLKFQDLVRRNLERIAHTLTAEQGKTLPDAQGDIFRGLEVVEHACSIGTLQQGEFAENVAGGVDTYTLRQPIGVCAGITPFNFPGMIPLWMFPMAIVCGNTFVLKPSEQDPLSTMQLVELAIEAGVPQGVLNVVHGGKTVVDRLCTHPDIKAISFVGSTRVGTHVYNLGSQHGKRVQSMMGAKNHAVVLPDAHREQTINALVGAGFGAAGQRCMATSVVVLVGNARDWLPDLVEKAKALKVNAGAEAGTDVGPVVSKAAKARILSLIDAGVKEGATLLLDGRDVKVPGYEHGNFVGPTIFSGVTTDMSIYTEEIFGPVVVVMEADTLDDAIALVNRNPMGNGVGLFTQSGAAARKFQSEIDVGQVGINIPIPVPVPYFSFTGSRGSKLGDLGPYGKQVVQFYTQTKTVTARWFDDDATAGGVNTTIALR, encoded by the coding sequence ATGAACGCCGCAGTTCCCCAGACCACCCTCGCCCTGCCCACCGCCAAGCTGCTGATCGACGGCGCATTCGTCGATTCGCAAAGCACCGAATGGGGCGACATCGTCAACCCCGCGACGCAGGAAGTGATCGGCCGCGTGCCGTTCGCGACGCTCGACGAGGTCGATGCCGCGATCGCGTCCGCGCAGCGTGCGTTCCAGACCTGGAAGACGACGCCGATCGGTGCGCGGCTGCGCATCATGCTGAAGTTCCAGGACCTGGTGCGCCGCAATCTGGAACGGATCGCGCACACGCTGACGGCCGAGCAGGGCAAGACGCTGCCCGATGCACAGGGCGACATCTTCCGCGGCCTCGAAGTGGTCGAGCACGCATGCTCGATCGGCACGCTGCAGCAAGGCGAGTTCGCGGAGAACGTCGCGGGCGGCGTCGACACCTACACGCTGCGCCAGCCGATCGGCGTGTGCGCGGGCATCACGCCGTTCAATTTCCCCGGGATGATCCCGCTGTGGATGTTCCCGATGGCGATCGTGTGCGGCAACACGTTCGTGCTGAAGCCTTCCGAACAGGATCCGCTGTCGACGATGCAGCTCGTCGAGCTCGCGATCGAGGCCGGCGTGCCGCAGGGCGTGCTGAACGTCGTGCACGGCGGCAAGACAGTGGTCGATCGACTCTGCACGCACCCGGACATCAAGGCGATCTCGTTCGTCGGCTCGACGCGCGTCGGCACGCACGTATACAACCTCGGCAGCCAGCACGGCAAGCGCGTGCAGTCGATGATGGGCGCGAAGAACCACGCCGTCGTGCTGCCGGATGCGCATCGCGAGCAGACGATCAACGCGCTGGTCGGCGCGGGCTTCGGCGCGGCCGGCCAGCGCTGCATGGCAACGTCGGTCGTCGTGCTGGTCGGCAACGCGCGCGACTGGCTGCCCGATCTGGTCGAGAAAGCGAAGGCGCTGAAGGTCAACGCCGGCGCCGAAGCCGGCACGGACGTCGGCCCGGTCGTGTCGAAGGCGGCGAAGGCGCGCATCCTGTCGCTGATCGACGCGGGCGTGAAGGAAGGCGCGACGCTGCTGCTCGACGGCCGCGACGTGAAGGTCCCCGGCTACGAGCACGGCAACTTCGTCGGCCCGACGATTTTCTCCGGGGTGACGACGGACATGTCGATCTACACGGAAGAAATCTTCGGACCGGTGGTGGTCGTGATGGAAGCCGACACGCTCGACGACGCGATCGCGCTCGTGAACCGCAACCCGATGGGCAACGGCGTCGGCCTCTTCACGCAGAGCGGCGCGGCCGCGCGCAAGTTCCAGAGCGAGATCGACGTCGGTCAGGTCGGCATCAACATCCCGATTCCGGTGCCGGTGCCCTACTTCAGCTTCACCGGCTCGCGCGGCTCGAAACTCGGCGATCTCGGCCCGTACGGGAAGCAGGTCGTGCAGTTCTACACGCAGACGAAGACGGTCACCGCGCGCTGGTTCGACGACGATGCGACGGCCGGCGGCGTGAATACGACGATCGCGCTGCGCTGA
- the mmsB gene encoding 3-hydroxyisobutyrate dehydrogenase yields MEIAFIGLGNMGGPMAANLLKAGHALTVFDLDANAVDAAVHAGATAAASPRDAAAHTSLVITMLPAAQHVREVYLGDDGVLAGARAGATFVDCSTIDPGTARAVADAAAQRDFPLADAPVSGGTGGAQAGTLTFMVGAEAALFERIRPVLLDMGKNVVHCGGTGTGQIAKICNNLLLGISMMGVSEAMALGAALGIDPAVLAGIINTSTGRCWSSDTYNPYPGVNDAAPAARGYSGGFAANLMLKDLGLATEAARGARQPVWMGALAQQLYQSMSQQGLGTLDFSACVKLYEAQPA; encoded by the coding sequence ATGGAAATTGCATTCATCGGACTCGGCAACATGGGCGGCCCCATGGCCGCCAACCTGCTCAAGGCCGGCCACGCACTGACAGTGTTCGACCTCGACGCGAACGCAGTCGACGCCGCAGTACACGCAGGCGCGACGGCGGCCGCGTCGCCGCGTGACGCGGCCGCCCACACGTCGCTCGTGATCACGATGCTGCCGGCCGCGCAGCACGTGCGCGAGGTTTATCTCGGCGACGACGGCGTGCTGGCCGGCGCGCGCGCCGGCGCGACGTTCGTCGACTGCAGCACGATCGATCCGGGCACCGCACGCGCGGTGGCCGACGCCGCCGCACAGCGCGACTTCCCGCTCGCCGATGCGCCGGTGTCGGGCGGCACCGGCGGCGCGCAGGCCGGCACGCTGACCTTCATGGTCGGCGCGGAAGCCGCGCTGTTCGAGCGCATCCGCCCGGTGCTGCTCGACATGGGGAAGAACGTCGTGCACTGCGGCGGCACGGGCACCGGTCAGATCGCGAAGATCTGCAACAACCTGCTGCTCGGAATCTCGATGATGGGCGTGTCCGAAGCGATGGCGCTCGGCGCCGCGCTCGGCATCGATCCGGCCGTGCTGGCCGGCATCATCAACACGTCGACCGGCCGCTGCTGGAGTTCGGACACGTATAACCCGTATCCGGGCGTGAACGACGCGGCGCCCGCCGCGCGCGGCTACTCGGGCGGATTCGCCGCGAACCTGATGTTGAAGGATCTCGGGCTCGCAACCGAAGCCGCGCGCGGCGCACGGCAGCCGGTGTGGATGGGCGCGCTCGCGCAGCAGCTTTATCAGTCGATGAGCCAGCAGGGGCTCGGCACGCTCGACTTCTCCGCGTGCGTGAAGCTGTACGAAGCACAGCCCGCGTAA
- a CDS encoding LysR substrate-binding domain-containing protein: protein MDDLNDLYYFVKVVEHGGFTQAGRALDIPKSTLSRRIAALEAQYDVRLLQRTTRHFTVTETGREFYERCLAVLVEADAAREVIERRHAEPRGIVRVGCPTALLEYRVSELVARFMAIHPAVHVHLEATNRRVDLLSEGFDLALRVRFPPLEDSGLVMRILGDSPQRLVAAPQWLHGRAVPAEPAELAGEPSLDWGPARHHVWQLVGPNGEQAQLRHHPRYISDDMHALRDAAMHGVGIVQLPCMVVEDALRDGTLIDVLPGWAPRGGVIHAVFPSRRGLLPRVRLLIDFLAEHIRKD from the coding sequence ATGGATGATCTGAACGACCTCTACTATTTCGTGAAGGTGGTCGAGCATGGCGGATTCACGCAGGCGGGGCGGGCACTGGATATCCCGAAGTCGACGCTGAGCCGGCGCATCGCCGCGCTCGAAGCGCAATACGACGTGCGGCTGCTGCAGCGGACGACGCGTCATTTCACGGTTACGGAAACCGGCCGCGAATTCTACGAGCGCTGCCTGGCGGTGCTCGTCGAAGCCGACGCGGCGCGCGAGGTGATCGAGCGCCGGCACGCGGAGCCGCGCGGGATCGTCCGGGTGGGCTGCCCGACCGCGCTGCTCGAATATCGCGTAAGCGAGCTCGTCGCGCGCTTCATGGCGATTCATCCGGCGGTGCATGTGCATCTCGAGGCGACGAACCGCCGCGTCGACCTGTTGAGCGAAGGCTTCGACCTGGCGCTGCGCGTGCGTTTCCCGCCACTGGAGGACAGCGGCCTCGTGATGCGGATCCTCGGCGACAGCCCGCAGCGGCTGGTGGCCGCACCGCAATGGCTGCACGGGCGCGCCGTGCCGGCCGAACCGGCCGAGCTGGCCGGCGAGCCGAGCCTCGATTGGGGGCCGGCGCGGCATCATGTGTGGCAGCTGGTCGGGCCGAACGGCGAGCAGGCGCAACTGCGCCATCACCCGCGCTACATCTCCGACGACATGCACGCGCTGCGCGACGCCGCGATGCACGGCGTCGGCATCGTGCAGCTGCCGTGCATGGTCGTCGAGGACGCCCTGCGCGACGGCACGCTGATCGACGTGCTGCCGGGATGGGCGCCGAGAGGCGGCGTGATCCACGCGGTGTTTCCGTCGCGACGCGGGCTCCTGCCGCGCGTACGGCTGCTGATCGACTTCCTCGCCGAGCATATCCGCAAGGACTGA
- a CDS encoding DUF4397 domain-containing protein — protein sequence MKSIRTIAALCSVISVLTACGGDGNDVGTELGISKPQARFINAVPAGPNLDYYLNAKVDASGVAYKGVTRYHDIDSGTQTASYDVSGTTATVASQSFGAANGHHYTTIALPSTSSAISVIDDPFDKKLLSDKARVRSFNASPNAQNVDVYVVPPGTDITAQSPTLAGAAYQNAVPASGQDSVYLNGGNYQVIVTTAGSKSPILTTAPVNIGNNADWLLVTIPSGGIGDVTPNDVHVLVAQGNDADTSAQELGPQ from the coding sequence ATGAAATCCATTCGAACGATAGCGGCCCTGTGCTCGGTCATTTCCGTGCTCACGGCATGCGGCGGAGACGGCAACGACGTCGGCACCGAACTCGGCATCTCGAAACCGCAGGCGCGCTTCATCAACGCGGTGCCGGCCGGCCCGAATCTCGACTACTACCTGAATGCGAAGGTCGATGCATCGGGTGTCGCGTACAAAGGCGTGACGCGCTATCACGACATCGACTCCGGCACGCAGACCGCGAGCTACGACGTCTCGGGCACGACCGCGACGGTCGCGTCGCAATCCTTCGGCGCGGCGAATGGCCATCACTACACCACGATCGCGTTGCCGAGCACGTCGTCGGCGATCTCGGTGATCGACGATCCGTTCGACAAGAAGCTCCTGTCCGACAAGGCGCGCGTGCGCAGCTTCAACGCGTCGCCGAATGCGCAGAACGTCGACGTGTACGTCGTGCCTCCCGGTACCGACATCACCGCGCAAAGCCCGACGCTGGCAGGCGCCGCGTACCAGAACGCCGTACCGGCATCCGGACAGGACTCGGTCTACCTGAACGGCGGCAATTACCAGGTGATCGTCACGACGGCCGGCAGCAAGTCGCCGATCCTGACGACGGCGCCCGTGAACATCGGCAACAACGCCGACTGGTTGCTGGTGACGATTCCGTCGGGCGGTATCGGCGACGTGACGCCGAACGACGTCCATGTGCTCGTCGCGCAGGGCAACGATGCCGACACGTCCGCGCAGGAACTCGGCCCGCAGTAA
- a CDS encoding haloacid dehalogenase type II, which yields MTNPADIKALVFDVFGTIVDWRNGVAREAATFLARHAPDRDPFEFADAWRREYSPSMEEIRSGRRRYVRLDVLHRENLVRTLDRYGIDGVPDAEIDALNLAWHRLDPWPDSVAALQRLKRRYVIAPLSNGNIRLMIDVAKHGSLPWDAILGAEVAHAYKPSPKVYTEAVEILGVAPAELCLVAAHNGDLAAARQLGLATAFVLRPTEHGPNQTTDLQADDTWDFDVKDLHELADRLGCPG from the coding sequence ATGACGAACCCTGCCGACATCAAGGCGCTCGTTTTCGACGTGTTCGGAACGATCGTCGACTGGAGAAACGGCGTCGCGCGCGAAGCCGCCACGTTCCTGGCGCGCCATGCGCCGGATCGCGATCCGTTCGAATTCGCCGATGCATGGCGCCGCGAATATTCGCCGTCGATGGAGGAAATTCGCAGCGGACGCAGGCGCTACGTGCGGCTCGACGTGCTGCATCGCGAGAATCTCGTGCGCACGCTCGACCGCTACGGGATCGACGGCGTGCCCGACGCGGAGATCGACGCGCTCAACCTCGCGTGGCACCGGCTCGATCCATGGCCCGATTCCGTCGCGGCGCTGCAGCGGCTGAAACGGCGCTACGTGATCGCGCCGCTGTCGAACGGCAACATCCGGCTGATGATCGACGTGGCGAAACACGGCAGCCTGCCGTGGGACGCGATTCTCGGCGCCGAAGTCGCGCACGCGTACAAGCCGTCGCCGAAGGTCTATACCGAAGCGGTGGAAATTCTCGGCGTCGCGCCTGCCGAGCTGTGCCTGGTCGCCGCGCACAACGGCGATCTGGCCGCCGCGCGGCAACTGGGGCTCGCGACCGCGTTCGTGCTGCGGCCGACCGAACACGGACCGAACCAGACGACGGATCTGCAAGCCGACGACACGTGGGATTTCGACGTCAAGGACCTGCACGAGCTCGCGGACCGGCTCGGTTGCCCCGGTTGA